A part of Corynebacterium lactis RW2-5 genomic DNA contains:
- the trpS gene encoding tryptophan--tRNA ligase, translated as MSESNGPEAANPAVKAATTTRKQRVLSGIQPTADSYHLGNYLGALKNWINLQDDFDAFYFIPDLHAITVDQNPKELRQRTVAGAAQLIALGIDPEKSVLFVQSHVPEHAELGWVLTCMTGFGEASRMTQFKDKSSKRGADHTSAGLFAYPMLMAADILLYRPQLVPVGEDQRQHLELTRNLAQRFNSRYKKTFVVPDAHIMAGSAKIYDLQEPTAKMSKSGTNPKGIINLLDDPKVSAKRIRSAVTDNDGEIRFDRENKPGVSNLLVIQSALTDKTVDSIVEGYAASGAGYGQLKADTAEALEAFTTPLRARYEELMSDRGELERILAVGAEKAREVASKTLADVYDRVGFLKAAN; from the coding sequence ATGAGCGAAAGCAATGGTCCCGAAGCAGCAAACCCAGCAGTAAAGGCCGCGACCACGACGCGCAAGCAGCGTGTTTTGTCCGGTATCCAGCCCACGGCGGACTCGTACCACCTGGGCAATTACCTGGGAGCGCTGAAGAACTGGATTAACCTCCAGGATGACTTTGATGCTTTCTACTTCATCCCGGACCTCCACGCCATTACCGTGGACCAGAACCCGAAGGAGCTGCGTCAGCGCACCGTCGCAGGCGCGGCGCAACTGATTGCGCTCGGCATTGACCCGGAGAAGTCCGTGCTCTTCGTGCAGTCGCACGTCCCGGAGCACGCAGAACTCGGCTGGGTGCTGACCTGCATGACAGGCTTTGGTGAGGCCTCGCGCATGACCCAGTTCAAGGACAAGTCCTCCAAGCGCGGAGCGGACCATACTTCGGCGGGCCTGTTCGCCTACCCGATGCTGATGGCCGCGGACATCCTGCTCTACCGTCCGCAGCTGGTGCCGGTGGGCGAGGACCAGCGTCAGCACCTGGAGCTGACCCGCAACCTGGCTCAGCGCTTTAACTCCCGTTACAAGAAGACCTTCGTAGTGCCGGACGCTCACATCATGGCCGGTTCCGCCAAGATTTATGACCTGCAGGAGCCGACGGCCAAGATGAGCAAGTCGGGTACGAACCCGAAGGGCATCATCAACCTGCTGGACGATCCGAAGGTGTCGGCCAAGCGCATTCGCTCGGCGGTCACCGACAATGACGGCGAGATTCGCTTCGATCGCGAGAACAAGCCCGGTGTGTCCAACCTGCTGGTAATCCAGTCGGCGCTGACCGATAAGACGGTTGACTCCATCGTCGAGGGCTACGCCGCATCCGGTGCCGGTTACGGCCAGCTCAAGGCCGACACCGCAGAGGCTCTGGAGGCGTTTACCACGCCGCTGCGTGCTCGTTACGAGGAGCTCATGTCGGACCGCGGAGAGCTGGAGCGGATTTTGGCGGTCGGCGCAGAGAAGGCTCGTGAGGTCGCATCGAAGACGCTGGCGGATGTTTATGATCGCGTTGGCTTCCTAAAGGCCGCGAACTGA
- the yhjD gene encoding inner membrane protein YhjD, which produces MASSTQKDPKKTDRYGIERVHADEPGAIDRMRDKWGWFDHLMRMQERYGEQGGNFFAAAVTYFSVLSIFPLIMTAFAILALVLRGNEDLLNQIQSFITDSIDGSMGDTINSIIEGAIDQAGGVFTVGFIATLWSGLGWMGNLRMAITQLWKRPMAANNFVLGKIRDLIRLIGMLVMIILTFVVTAVGTSGLTSSLLEKVGLGEVPGITVITGLIAIAVGLLANWLLFFWMLAALPRGKVPLSAAAKGAIIGAIGLEVVKQLGSVFFSNALSNPAGAVFGPVIGLMVIFYLIWRITMYATAWTATTEEALLEEPLDAPAPAVINVRAEAASSSGLNRLFGQTRK; this is translated from the coding sequence ATGGCATCCTCTACCCAAAAAGATCCGAAGAAGACGGACCGCTACGGAATCGAACGCGTACACGCAGATGAACCGGGAGCGATTGACCGCATGCGCGACAAGTGGGGGTGGTTCGACCACCTCATGCGCATGCAGGAGCGCTACGGGGAGCAGGGCGGAAACTTCTTCGCCGCCGCTGTTACGTACTTCTCGGTGCTTTCGATTTTCCCGTTGATTATGACGGCGTTCGCGATTTTGGCCCTCGTACTGCGCGGTAATGAGGATCTGCTCAACCAAATCCAGTCCTTTATTACCGACTCCATCGACGGATCGATGGGTGACACCATCAACTCAATTATCGAGGGCGCGATCGACCAGGCTGGCGGCGTCTTTACGGTCGGTTTCATCGCGACTCTCTGGTCCGGGCTCGGCTGGATGGGTAACTTGCGTATGGCTATCACCCAGCTGTGGAAGCGTCCGATGGCTGCCAACAACTTCGTGCTCGGTAAGATTCGCGATCTAATTCGACTGATCGGCATGCTGGTCATGATTATACTGACCTTCGTTGTCACCGCCGTCGGAACCTCCGGCCTGACATCATCGCTGCTGGAAAAGGTGGGCCTGGGTGAGGTCCCGGGTATCACCGTCATTACCGGCCTGATTGCTATCGCTGTCGGTCTTCTGGCCAACTGGCTTCTATTCTTCTGGATGCTCGCCGCCCTGCCGCGCGGCAAAGTTCCGCTGAGTGCCGCGGCTAAGGGTGCCATTATCGGCGCGATTGGCCTGGAGGTTGTCAAGCAGCTCGGTAGCGTGTTCTTCTCCAACGCACTGTCGAACCCCGCCGGAGCGGTCTTCGGCCCGGTTATCGGTCTGATGGTTATCTTCTACCTCATTTGGCGCATCACGATGTACGCCACCGCATGGACTGCCACCACCGAGGAAGCTCTCCTCGAAGAGCCGCTCGACGCTCCCGCCCCGGCCGTAATCAACGTTCGTGCGGAGGCAGCCAGCTCGAGTGGTCTGAACCGCCTCTTCGGGCAGACGCGCAAGTAG
- a CDS encoding DUF6541 family protein, with protein sequence MIATICVTIVALLLPGALFGWVSGMRPMLALATAGPIMLGITGFSAWLAQAIGLSHSWFLVLAMWALFAALSYLVRSFIKSSTPSDSFSSGYLTALITAAVTLVATTRVMFSLAQVPGGPGSIREAWDMLWHTNFLRFIQETGNASPVSAGLLLHQETHSESFYPSGWHAMAALLPGDIFLNANVFSFLAPSLILPAGMALLARTVAGPKWATIAGPAAALLSLLTPEIWIALWKTSSMPYLLAVACVPAATALALRGYIVPSGLAIVGALTVHPAAAITVALFVALWFITQPSVAGLIRTALIGVIAGAMCIPILLSALGQGESVAGFTGQIKIPRDESLWRSLIGMSSYTEDIQFPLVMLVLFAAGIVVALLRRHPWTPWPALAFGLLFMVSDSAQVRWSEPFGTWLKAIGMFYYDMPYRVQAAMGILRVLLAALAIAGVVALVSALVSRLRSRADRDEKTTSLPSEDSASLDDDPTVKTSLTNSRATDNEPSRTQLIAVGVAAAVALVPISWVTGPSERSVVRASFATTYVSDADKQALEWLDKQPHAHEGHILNDRKDGSAWMYAMYGLPSLYRHFSFGDKTATASPKLATNVDLLGVGTPESPTELNEYDVAARKLGVNYIFVSPPVVQNDGTEALAMRSWAWHSPGLTPVYRDGATVIFAVNAMFSPEELRQIVKSSPRPTSRPSDLFAPARQPIIAPPTETVDPLAGAQISVDSSENAVRAINDYLGPTTQLSNKILPGIAKIQKRVQEILTQRGATLVPRSEASASVVFGTTTGTPEESANESRPNRGFAVSAIVDASGVGTASDDLETDAGRPATWQLAAGLRDSMVYRGFAPDSKFNSKGRPTTFYTGLAPQTVRSDAPVIPTASLAFGSVLNENLAKDLKDPAMQEKWALAIVDGIASMLRQNPQLAADSALAGGGTDSSLSDSSAYSAYSASSVY encoded by the coding sequence ATGATTGCGACAATCTGCGTGACTATCGTGGCGTTGCTTCTCCCAGGAGCCCTATTTGGATGGGTCTCGGGGATGCGCCCGATGCTGGCGCTTGCGACGGCGGGCCCCATCATGCTGGGAATCACCGGTTTTTCCGCCTGGCTCGCACAAGCCATAGGGCTTTCGCATTCGTGGTTTCTGGTTCTCGCCATGTGGGCTCTCTTTGCGGCGCTGAGTTATCTTGTCCGCAGCTTCATCAAGTCCTCCACTCCGTCGGATAGCTTCTCCTCCGGCTACCTCACGGCGCTGATTACCGCGGCGGTCACGCTTGTTGCGACAACCCGCGTGATGTTCTCGCTGGCGCAAGTTCCGGGAGGCCCCGGCTCGATTCGCGAAGCCTGGGACATGCTGTGGCACACGAACTTCTTGCGCTTCATCCAGGAGACTGGCAACGCCTCGCCAGTTTCGGCCGGCCTGCTTCTCCATCAGGAAACGCACTCGGAGTCCTTTTACCCCTCTGGCTGGCACGCGATGGCGGCGCTGCTGCCGGGCGATATCTTCCTCAACGCGAATGTGTTTTCATTCCTCGCCCCCTCCCTAATTCTGCCTGCAGGCATGGCACTTTTGGCGCGCACGGTGGCAGGTCCAAAATGGGCGACAATCGCGGGCCCCGCAGCGGCGCTGCTGTCGCTGCTGACCCCGGAGATCTGGATTGCACTGTGGAAGACCTCCTCTATGCCATATCTGTTGGCCGTCGCCTGTGTCCCTGCTGCGACTGCGTTGGCGCTGCGCGGCTACATAGTTCCCTCCGGATTGGCAATCGTCGGCGCGCTGACTGTCCACCCTGCCGCCGCCATCACCGTGGCCCTATTTGTAGCGTTGTGGTTTATCACGCAGCCCAGCGTGGCAGGCCTAATCCGCACCGCCCTGATTGGTGTAATCGCAGGCGCTATGTGCATCCCAATCCTGCTGTCTGCACTCGGCCAGGGCGAAAGCGTGGCAGGGTTTACCGGGCAGATCAAGATCCCCCGCGATGAGTCCCTCTGGCGAAGCCTGATTGGCATGTCCAGTTACACGGAGGATATTCAGTTCCCGCTGGTCATGCTCGTACTATTTGCCGCTGGAATCGTGGTCGCGCTACTCCGCCGCCACCCGTGGACGCCGTGGCCAGCACTGGCCTTCGGCCTGCTGTTCATGGTCTCCGATAGCGCTCAGGTGCGCTGGTCGGAGCCTTTCGGCACTTGGCTCAAGGCAATTGGCATGTTCTACTACGACATGCCCTACCGAGTGCAGGCGGCCATGGGCATTCTGCGCGTCCTGCTGGCTGCCCTCGCAATCGCGGGCGTCGTAGCGTTAGTTTCTGCGCTGGTCTCCCGCCTCCGCTCGCGCGCCGACCGCGACGAGAAGACAACTTCCCTGCCATCCGAGGACTCCGCCTCGCTTGACGACGACCCCACCGTCAAAACCTCCCTGACAAACAGCCGGGCAACCGACAACGAACCATCTCGAACGCAGCTCATCGCCGTCGGCGTGGCGGCCGCGGTCGCTCTGGTGCCAATCAGCTGGGTTACCGGCCCGTCGGAGCGTTCGGTGGTCCGCGCGTCCTTCGCCACCACCTATGTCTCAGATGCCGATAAGCAGGCGCTCGAATGGCTGGACAAGCAACCTCACGCCCACGAGGGCCATATTCTCAACGACCGTAAGGACGGCTCCGCATGGATGTACGCAATGTATGGGCTGCCGTCGTTATACCGCCACTTCTCGTTCGGCGACAAGACCGCCACAGCTTCCCCGAAGTTGGCCACGAATGTGGACCTTTTGGGCGTCGGCACGCCCGAGAGCCCGACTGAGCTGAACGAGTACGACGTGGCTGCGCGCAAACTGGGCGTGAACTATATCTTTGTGTCTCCTCCGGTCGTGCAGAACGACGGCACAGAGGCTCTGGCGATGCGATCGTGGGCGTGGCATTCGCCGGGGCTGACGCCGGTCTATCGCGATGGCGCAACGGTCATCTTCGCAGTCAACGCGATGTTCAGCCCCGAGGAGCTGCGGCAAATTGTGAAAAGCTCGCCGCGCCCGACCTCGCGCCCGAGCGATCTTTTCGCGCCGGCGCGGCAGCCGATTATTGCACCGCCGACGGAGACCGTTGACCCGCTGGCAGGTGCCCAGATTAGCGTCGACAGCAGTGAAAACGCGGTTCGGGCCATCAACGACTACCTCGGCCCCACGACGCAGCTAAGTAACAAGATCCTTCCCGGCATTGCGAAGATTCAGAAGCGGGTGCAGGAAATCCTCACCCAGCGCGGCGCGACCCTGGTGCCCCGCAGCGAAGCTTCCGCCTCTGTAGTCTTTGGCACTACCACCGGCACCCCGGAGGAATCAGCGAACGAATCGCGCCCGAATCGAGGCTTCGCAGTATCCGCGATTGTCGACGCCTCCGGCGTGGGCACGGCATCCGACGACCTGGAAACGGATGCGGGGCGTCCCGCCACTTGGCAGCTCGCCGCTGGGCTGCGCGATTCGATGGTCTACCGGGGCTTCGCCCCCGACAGCAAGTTCAACTCCAAGGGCCGGCCGACGACGTTCTACACGGGCCTCGCGCCGCAGACCGTGCGCTCCGACGCTCCCGTAATTCCCACCGCCTCCCTGGCATTTGGCAGCGTGCTCAATGAAAACCTCGCCAAGGACCTCAAAGATCC